A genomic window from Leptospiraceae bacterium includes:
- a CDS encoding hydrogenase maturation protease translates to MNRNYHIICYGNYYMGDDGFGIHVYKKLQTVDLPERVQFFDAGLSGLKSLELFENCDKVILIDAIENGGEEGEIFRLNFEEISNILENRTDFSSHNLGLWEVLMVLKTSNIVSPLPEIVLFGVEVKKIHTFHTDLSVNLQNSIHQVMQRIQDEIKELADAKV, encoded by the coding sequence ATGAATCGAAACTATCATATAATTTGCTATGGAAACTACTACATGGGAGACGATGGATTTGGAATCCATGTGTATAAAAAGCTTCAAACGGTAGACTTGCCTGAAAGGGTGCAATTTTTTGATGCCGGTTTAAGCGGATTGAAAAGTTTAGAACTTTTTGAAAATTGTGATAAGGTAATTCTAATAGATGCAATTGAAAACGGAGGAGAGGAAGGAGAAATCTTTCGTCTGAACTTTGAAGAGATTTCGAATATTCTAGAAAATAGAACAGATTTTTCTTCTCACAATCTCGGACTCTGGGAGGTTTTAATGGTTTTAAAAACGAGTAATATTGTATCTCCCCTGCCTGAAATTGTTTTATTTGGTGTAGAGGTAAAGAAAATACATACATTTCATACAGACCTATCCGTAAACCTACAAAATTCTATTCATCAAGTTATGCAAAGGATCCAGGATGAGATCAAGGAACTGGCAGATGCAAAAGTATGA